One stretch of Thermococcus sp. 21S9 DNA includes these proteins:
- a CDS encoding ribosome assembly factor SBDS, translating to MPISVDKAVIARLKTHGETFEILVDPYLARDFKEGKEVPIEEILATPYVFKDAHKGDKASEHEMEKIFGTSDPYEVAKIILQKGEVQLTAEQRRQMLEEKKRYIATIIHRHAVDPRTGYPHPVDRILRAMEEAGVHVDLFKDAEAQVPKVIKAIRPLLPIKLEVKVIAVKIPSDYVGKAYGEVRKFGTIKREEWASDGSWMFLIEIPGGIEEEFYEKLNALTKGTALTKLVERKGL from the coding sequence ATGCCCATTAGCGTTGACAAAGCGGTAATCGCCCGTCTGAAGACGCACGGCGAGACCTTTGAGATACTCGTTGACCCCTACCTCGCGAGGGACTTCAAGGAGGGCAAGGAGGTTCCCATAGAGGAAATCCTCGCCACTCCCTACGTTTTCAAAGATGCCCACAAGGGCGACAAGGCGAGCGAGCACGAAATGGAGAAAATCTTTGGAACAAGCGACCCCTATGAAGTCGCTAAAATAATCCTCCAGAAGGGCGAGGTCCAGCTCACCGCGGAGCAGAGGAGGCAGATGCTCGAGGAAAAGAAGCGCTACATAGCGACGATAATCCACAGGCACGCGGTTGACCCGAGGACAGGTTATCCGCACCCGGTAGACAGAATCCTGAGGGCGATGGAAGAGGCAGGGGTTCACGTTGACCTCTTCAAGGATGCCGAAGCTCAGGTTCCGAAGGTCATCAAGGCGATTAGACCTCTGCTCCCGATAAAGCTCGAGGTCAAGGTCATAGCGGTGAAGATACCGAGCGACTACGTTGGAAAAGCCTACGGCGAGGTTAGAAAGTTCGGAACGATAAAGCGCGAGGAGTGGGCCAGTGACGGCTCGTGGATGTTCCTCATCGAGATTCCTGGGGGAATCGAGGAGGAGTTTTATGAAAAGCTCAACGCCCTGACG
- the psmA gene encoding archaeal proteasome endopeptidase complex subunit alpha, with protein MAFVPPQAGYDRAITVFSPDGRLFQVNYAREAVKRGATAVGVKWKDGVVLAVEKRITSRLIEPRSYEKIFQIDDHIAAAPSGIIADARVLVDRARLEAQIYRLTYGEPVPLTVLVKKICDLKQAHTQYGGVRPFGAALLMAGVNEKPELYETDPSGAYFEWKAVAIGSGRNVAMAIFEEHYDENLDRDGAITLAILALSKTLEEPTADSIEVAYITTEDKRWKKLPREELEKYLNEVLEEIKEEEVEEKAEDYSELDQNY; from the coding sequence ATGGCGTTTGTACCACCGCAGGCCGGCTACGACCGGGCGATAACCGTTTTCAGCCCGGACGGAAGGCTGTTTCAGGTAAACTACGCGAGGGAAGCTGTAAAAAGAGGCGCAACGGCTGTAGGAGTTAAGTGGAAGGACGGAGTCGTTTTGGCCGTTGAGAAGAGAATCACGAGCAGGCTCATTGAGCCGAGGAGCTACGAGAAGATTTTCCAGATTGACGACCACATAGCGGCCGCTCCGAGCGGTATCATCGCCGACGCAAGGGTTCTCGTTGACAGGGCCAGGCTGGAGGCCCAGATTTACCGCCTCACCTACGGCGAACCCGTTCCACTCACCGTTCTGGTGAAGAAAATCTGCGACCTCAAGCAGGCCCACACCCAGTACGGCGGTGTGAGGCCCTTCGGTGCCGCTTTGCTCATGGCGGGCGTTAACGAGAAGCCCGAGCTTTACGAGACCGACCCGAGCGGTGCCTACTTCGAGTGGAAGGCCGTCGCCATAGGAAGCGGAAGGAACGTGGCGATGGCCATCTTCGAGGAGCACTACGACGAGAACCTCGACAGGGACGGGGCCATAACGCTTGCAATACTCGCCTTGTCCAAGACCCTTGAGGAGCCAACCGCCGACTCGATAGAGGTTGCGTACATTACCACCGAGGACAAGCGCTGGAAGAAGCTCCCGAGGGAAGAGCTTGAGAAGTACCTCAACGAGGTCCTTGAGGAGATTAAAGAGGAAGAGGTTGAGGAGAAGGCCGAGGACTATTCGGAACTCGACCAGAACTACTGA